In a genomic window of Defluviimonas aquaemixtae:
- a CDS encoding ribonuclease E/G — translation MKGRVIVLGEFHGREGAALMVDGRLEDLLVDSGEAEGFAPGAILRGVTDRQMKGQGGVFVKLPGAKGYLRETKGLAPGQPVLVQVTGYPEQGKAVPVTRRLLFKSRLCIVTPSAHGLNISRRIKDGGDRVRLEVLAAAGMAGSEHGLILRSAAALAEDDDIVADIAQMRGLAETVMADASGGPEFLVDAPTPHEAAWRDWSDPVPDEVAQGSDAFARHGVEELIDALLVPEVRLPGGAHMAVEPTCALISVDVNTGPDTSPAASLKANIAAARDLPRQLRLRGLGGQITVDFAPIPKRDRAALEQQLRTAFRGEAAETSLAGWTPLGNFELQRKRDRLPLAAVLKQSKI, via the coding sequence GTGAAAGGCCGGGTGATCGTTCTCGGCGAATTTCACGGCCGCGAAGGGGCGGCGCTCATGGTCGACGGGCGGCTCGAGGATCTTCTCGTCGATTCCGGCGAAGCGGAGGGCTTTGCCCCCGGCGCGATCCTGCGCGGCGTGACGGACCGGCAGATGAAGGGGCAGGGCGGCGTTTTCGTGAAGCTGCCCGGAGCCAAGGGATACCTGCGAGAGACGAAGGGCCTGGCGCCCGGTCAGCCGGTGCTCGTTCAGGTGACCGGCTATCCGGAACAAGGCAAGGCGGTGCCGGTCACGAGGCGGCTTCTCTTCAAGAGCCGCCTGTGCATCGTCACGCCATCCGCGCATGGGCTGAACATCTCGCGCCGGATCAAGGATGGCGGCGACCGGGTGCGGCTTGAAGTGCTCGCGGCGGCCGGAATGGCGGGGTCGGAGCACGGACTCATCCTCCGGTCAGCCGCCGCGCTTGCCGAGGACGACGACATCGTCGCCGACATCGCCCAGATGCGCGGCCTTGCCGAGACGGTCATGGCCGACGCATCGGGTGGGCCGGAATTCCTCGTCGACGCGCCCACGCCGCACGAGGCGGCTTGGCGCGACTGGTCCGATCCCGTCCCGGACGAGGTGGCCCAGGGTTCGGACGCCTTCGCCCGCCACGGAGTGGAGGAGTTGATCGATGCGCTTTTGGTGCCGGAGGTTCGGCTGCCAGGCGGGGCGCACATGGCGGTCGAGCCCACATGCGCGCTGATTTCCGTCGACGTGAATACCGGCCCTGACACCTCGCCCGCCGCCAGTCTCAAGGCGAACATCGCCGCCGCCCGCGACCTGCCGCGCCAATTGCGCCTGCGCGGCCTCGGCGGCCAGATTACGGTTGATTTCGCACCAATTCCGAAACGCGACCGCGCCGCGCTGGAGCAGCAACTCAGGACCGCGTTTCGCGGCGAGGCGGCGGAGACGAGCCTTGCGGGCTGGACCCCCTTGGGCAACTTCGAGCTTCAGCGCAAGCGCGACAGGTTGCCTTTGGCGGCGGTCCTGAAGCAAAGTAA
- a CDS encoding DUF2948 family protein, protein MVEDARFEDAGGRAVYLKAEAAEDLPVISALVQDAVLSAVDMTWQPQARRLAFLVNRFRWEDVEAAEARGRPYERVRSLLVLDGVMKVASQGIDRRDADAILSILSITWKPGEAPAGRVEIVLAGDGAIAAEVECLDVTLKDVTRPYVAPSHKAPVHPE, encoded by the coding sequence ATGGTCGAGGACGCACGGTTCGAGGATGCGGGTGGGCGCGCGGTCTATTTGAAGGCCGAGGCGGCCGAGGACTTGCCCGTAATCTCCGCGCTCGTCCAGGACGCGGTGCTGTCGGCCGTGGACATGACCTGGCAGCCTCAGGCGCGCAGGCTTGCCTTTCTCGTCAATCGGTTCCGCTGGGAGGATGTCGAGGCGGCGGAAGCGCGCGGACGGCCCTATGAGCGGGTGCGGTCGCTCCTGGTGCTCGATGGCGTGATGAAGGTCGCCTCGCAGGGTATCGACCGGCGCGATGCGGACGCTATCCTGTCGATCCTCTCGATCACGTGGAAGCCGGGAGAGGCGCCGGCCGGGCGAGTCGAAATCGTTTTGGCCGGCGACGGTGCGATCGCAGCCGAGGTTGAATGCCTCGACGTCACGCTGAAGGACGTGACACGGCCCTATGTCGCACCGTCGCACAAGGCGCCGGTTCACCCGGAATGA
- a CDS encoding ketosteroid isomerase-related protein, protein MTRATIEAYYDAFNRGDIDAMLATLHDDFAHHANEAATRLGKAAFAEFCRHMSETYKEELTDMVVFSNEDGTRGAAEFTVSGTYLKTDAGLPEARGQRYILPAGGFFSLKDGKITRVTTYYNLQDWIRQVSA, encoded by the coding sequence ATGACCCGCGCGACGATCGAAGCATACTACGACGCTTTCAACCGAGGCGACATCGACGCCATGCTTGCGACGCTTCACGACGACTTCGCGCATCACGCGAACGAGGCCGCGACGCGGCTCGGCAAGGCGGCCTTCGCCGAATTCTGCCGCCATATGAGCGAGACCTACAAGGAAGAGCTGACCGACATGGTCGTCTTCTCGAACGAGGACGGCACGCGCGGCGCGGCGGAGTTCACGGTAAGCGGCACCTACCTGAAGACCGATGCCGGCCTGCCGGAGGCTCGCGGGCAGAGATATATCCTGCCGGCCGGGGGGTTCTTTTCCCTGAAGGACGGAAAGATCACCCGCGTGACGACCTACTACAATCTGCAGGACTGGATCCGGCAGGTCTCGGCATGA
- a CDS encoding low molecular weight phosphatase family protein produces MTRPLPQSVLFCCDHNAIRSPMAEGMMKKFYGHACYVQSAGVHNDLEIDGFAIAVCQEIGVELSRHRSRSFEEMQQWGDDLSGFDLVVALSPASQRLALEFTRFFHLDVEYWQVMDPAGIGEAREAKLAAYRQTRDQIRARMIDRFGPPTQAD; encoded by the coding sequence TTGACCCGCCCGCTGCCCCAGTCGGTGCTCTTCTGCTGTGACCACAACGCCATACGGTCGCCGATGGCCGAAGGCATGATGAAGAAGTTCTACGGTCATGCGTGCTACGTGCAGTCCGCAGGCGTCCACAACGACCTGGAGATCGATGGATTCGCCATCGCTGTCTGCCAGGAAATCGGCGTTGAACTGTCGCGCCACCGGTCGCGGAGCTTCGAGGAGATGCAGCAGTGGGGCGACGACCTGTCGGGTTTCGACCTTGTCGTCGCGCTGTCGCCGGCAAGCCAGCGGCTGGCGCTGGAGTTCACCCGCTTCTTCCATCTCGACGTCGAGTACTGGCAGGTCATGGACCCGGCCGGGATCGGCGAGGCGCGGGAGGCCAAGCTTGCCGCATACCGCCAGACGCGCGATCAGATCAGGGCGCGAATGATCGATCGGTTCGGGCCGCCGACCCAAGCGGACTAA
- a CDS encoding Maf family protein, whose product MRPRLVLGSASPRRKELLAQLGLTPDDTRAPDIDEAPLNGELPRPYCARMAREKAMAVRCGRDEIVLCADTTVALGRRILGKPESAGEAAEFLWKLSGRRHRVITAVAVRRGDRLWERAVETVVKVKTLSDAEVNAYLASGEWRGKAGAYGIQGRFGAFIPWLQGSFTGVVGLPVAETAHLLEAAGIDVHGVEA is encoded by the coding sequence GTGCGTCCACGCCTTGTTCTCGGTTCCGCGAGTCCCCGCCGAAAAGAGCTTCTGGCGCAACTGGGGCTCACGCCCGACGATACACGCGCGCCCGACATAGACGAAGCGCCCCTGAACGGCGAACTGCCGCGCCCGTATTGCGCCCGCATGGCGCGCGAGAAGGCTATGGCCGTGCGCTGCGGGCGGGACGAAATCGTGCTTTGCGCCGACACCACCGTTGCGCTCGGCCGCCGGATTCTGGGAAAGCCGGAAAGCGCGGGCGAGGCGGCGGAGTTTCTCTGGAAGCTGTCGGGGCGGCGCCATCGGGTCATCACCGCCGTCGCAGTGCGGCGCGGCGACCGGCTTTGGGAGCGGGCGGTCGAGACCGTCGTCAAGGTAAAGACCCTCTCCGACGCCGAGGTGAACGCCTATCTGGCGTCCGGTGAGTGGAGGGGCAAGGCAGGCGCCTACGGTATCCAAGGCCGCTTCGGCGCGTTCATTCCCTGGCTTCAGGGGTCGTTCACCGGAGTTGTCGGGCTGCCGGTTGCTGAGACCGCGCATCTTCTCGAAGCGGCGGGTATTGACGTTCACGGAGTTGAGGCGTGA
- a CDS encoding UPF0262 family protein, with product MSRISHIEIDSSGLPAPTPEVEQERKVAIFDLLEDNSFALPPKDGAAPPEGPFRLSLSIREKRLVFEVATEDAQKMSEIHLSLGPFRQVVKDYFQICESYFEAVKRLPPSQIEAIDMARRGIHNEGARVLQERLEGKAELDIDTARRLFTLICVLHFGG from the coding sequence ATGAGCCGCATCAGCCATATTGAAATCGACAGTTCGGGTCTGCCCGCGCCAACACCCGAAGTTGAGCAAGAGCGGAAGGTCGCGATCTTCGACCTTCTCGAGGACAACTCCTTCGCGCTGCCGCCGAAGGACGGTGCCGCACCGCCCGAAGGACCTTTCCGTCTCTCTCTGTCCATCCGCGAAAAACGGCTCGTCTTCGAAGTCGCGACCGAGGACGCGCAGAAGATGTCCGAGATTCACTTGTCGCTCGGGCCTTTCCGGCAGGTCGTGAAAGATTACTTCCAGATCTGCGAGAGCTATTTCGAGGCAGTCAAGCGGCTGCCACCCAGCCAGATCGAAGCCATCGACATGGCCAGGCGCGGCATACACAACGAGGGCGCGCGTGTTCTGCAGGAACGGCTCGAGGGCAAGGCCGAACTCGATATCGATACAGCTCGCAGGCTTTTCACGTTGATCTGCGTTCTGCATTTCGGGGGCTGA
- a CDS encoding MFS transporter, translating to MSDGSPAPREGPVTAARRDSTLTPLLAITFVGTLGFSIVTPFLVVLVTKWGGNAVIYAVLAATYSVFQLFGAPILGRLSDRVGRRKVLILSQLGTLVSWGMFLAAFALPAHEIARISHGYLGEFALTLPLLVLFLARATDGLTGGNVSVANAYLADVTTDKDRSRNFGRMAVSTNLGFIVGPALAGILGATVLGEVLPVLSAFAISALALVLIMFGLRDVAVAPIDAKLAAPSACDLYGNELKPGYQVDCERPGGVRAILDLPHMRALMSINFLVMLGFSFFYAAFPVHAVAALSWTVVDIGTYFAVLSLMMVVVQGPILSWAAARFSERVLMTGGGVIMALGFGALTATERPVIYLGAALIALGNGLMWPTFMSALSRSAGKRLQGAVQGFAGSAGAIASVAGLLAGGVAYVRIGAWVFACAAVVIVFASVVAVFAARATSGKVSDQSN from the coding sequence ATGAGCGACGGATCGCCCGCACCGAGGGAGGGACCGGTCACGGCGGCGAGACGCGACTCCACTCTGACTCCGCTCCTGGCGATCACTTTCGTCGGGACGCTCGGCTTCAGCATCGTCACGCCGTTCCTCGTGGTTCTCGTGACCAAGTGGGGCGGAAACGCAGTAATATACGCTGTTCTGGCGGCCACCTATTCCGTGTTCCAGCTTTTTGGCGCGCCGATTCTGGGACGCCTGTCCGACCGCGTAGGACGGCGCAAGGTCCTCATTCTCAGCCAACTCGGAACGCTCGTTTCGTGGGGCATGTTCCTCGCCGCGTTTGCGCTTCCCGCGCATGAGATCGCGCGCATATCACACGGGTATCTGGGCGAGTTCGCGCTCACGCTGCCACTGCTGGTTCTCTTCCTCGCGCGGGCGACCGACGGCTTGACGGGCGGCAATGTCTCGGTCGCGAACGCCTACCTTGCCGACGTCACCACCGACAAGGACCGCAGCCGCAATTTCGGCCGTATGGCCGTGTCGACCAATCTCGGCTTCATCGTGGGACCGGCGCTGGCGGGCATACTCGGGGCGACGGTGCTGGGCGAGGTCTTGCCAGTCCTGTCGGCCTTTGCAATCTCTGCGCTCGCGCTGGTGCTTATCATGTTCGGGCTGCGCGATGTGGCAGTTGCCCCGATCGACGCGAAACTTGCCGCGCCGAGCGCCTGCGACCTCTATGGCAATGAGTTGAAGCCGGGCTACCAGGTGGATTGCGAACGGCCGGGCGGCGTGCGGGCGATCCTGGATTTGCCGCATATGCGCGCCCTTATGTCGATCAATTTCCTCGTCATGCTGGGATTCAGCTTTTTCTATGCGGCGTTTCCAGTCCATGCCGTCGCGGCGCTTTCCTGGACGGTCGTCGATATCGGCACCTATTTCGCGGTCCTCAGTCTGATGATGGTTGTGGTCCAGGGGCCGATCCTGTCCTGGGCGGCGGCGCGATTTTCCGAGCGCGTGCTCATGACCGGAGGGGGCGTGATCATGGCGCTGGGATTCGGCGCGCTGACTGCGACCGAACGGCCGGTGATCTATCTCGGCGCCGCGCTGATCGCGCTTGGCAACGGTCTCATGTGGCCGACATTCATGTCGGCGCTGTCACGGTCCGCCGGGAAGCGACTTCAGGGGGCTGTGCAGGGGTTCGCTGGCAGCGCAGGTGCCATTGCAAGCGTGGCCGGGCTCCTGGCCGGGGGTGTCGCTTACGTGCGCATAGGCGCCTGGGTGTTCGCCTGCGCGGCGGTAGTTATCGTGTTCGCGTCCGTCGTCGCGGTCTTCGCCGCCCGCGCGACATCCGGCAAAGTCAGCGACCAGTCGAACTGA
- a CDS encoding GNAT family N-acetyltransferase has product MTVKVVVLSGQALETALDDVARLRIAVFRDWPYLYDGDHDYERRYLGTYRESPNAVLVGAFDEGRLVGASTGTPMEEHGDEFGTAFLPTGLALKDIFYCAESVLLSDYRGRGLGHAFFDAREAHARALGRKFSTFCRVVRPDDHPLHPSDYRSLDGFWRKRGYTPLDGAIAEYCWKDIGEARETAKPMQFWIRAL; this is encoded by the coding sequence ATGACGGTCAAGGTTGTCGTCCTTTCGGGACAGGCGCTCGAGACTGCGCTGGACGACGTGGCGCGGCTCAGGATCGCGGTGTTCCGGGATTGGCCTTATCTCTACGATGGCGATCACGACTACGAGCGGCGCTATCTCGGGACCTATCGCGAAAGTCCGAACGCCGTCCTCGTCGGCGCTTTCGACGAGGGTCGCCTTGTCGGCGCCTCGACCGGTACTCCCATGGAGGAGCACGGCGACGAGTTCGGCACGGCTTTCCTGCCGACGGGGTTGGCGCTGAAGGACATCTTCTACTGCGCCGAGTCGGTGCTATTGTCAGACTATCGGGGCAGGGGGCTCGGCCATGCCTTCTTCGACGCGCGCGAGGCGCATGCGAGGGCACTGGGCCGAAAATTCTCTACTTTCTGCCGTGTGGTGCGGCCCGACGATCATCCGCTCCATCCTTCCGACTACCGATCGCTCGACGGCTTCTGGCGCAAGCGCGGCTACACTCCGTTGGATGGGGCCATCGCGGAATATTGCTGGAAGGATATCGGTGAGGCGAGGGAGACCGCCAAGCCGATGCAGTTCTGGATCAGGGCGCTCTAG
- a CDS encoding GNAT family N-acetyltransferase — protein MIRRLGPGDAALWRAIRLEALATAPLAFSAQLADWETRPIEDFAAQIADNPIFLAFEGERPVGSITWTRDRDPVFPTRAWVEGVFVSPVMRQRGVGRALMDVAMAAARRAGMREMWLEVGAANAAARAAYARAGFAEVLGPDRPSPSRGACEISMWRALT, from the coding sequence ATGATCCGCCGGCTCGGGCCCGGCGACGCGGCGCTGTGGCGGGCGATCCGGCTCGAGGCGCTGGCGACGGCGCCATTGGCCTTCTCGGCGCAGCTCGCAGACTGGGAAACCCGGCCGATCGAGGATTTCGCGGCTCAGATCGCCGACAATCCAATCTTCCTTGCCTTCGAGGGCGAACGGCCGGTGGGCTCGATCACGTGGACGCGGGACCGCGACCCGGTCTTCCCGACCCGGGCCTGGGTTGAGGGTGTCTTCGTATCACCGGTCATGCGTCAGCGGGGTGTCGGGCGGGCGCTCATGGACGTGGCGATGGCGGCTGCCCGCCGGGCGGGCATGCGCGAAATGTGGCTGGAGGTGGGGGCGGCCAATGCAGCGGCGCGTGCGGCCTATGCGCGGGCAGGCTTCGCGGAAGTGTTGGGACCGGACCGACCCAGCCCGTCCCGCGGAGCTTGCGAGATCAGCATGTGGCGGGCACTGACCTGA
- the murA gene encoding UDP-N-acetylglucosamine 1-carboxyvinyltransferase, whose protein sequence is MDSIIVTGGTELKGTIPIAGAKNACLALMPATLLSDEPLTLTNAPRLSDINTMTHLLQSLGAEVTALQGGQVLAMSSHDLNNVTADYDIVRKMRASNLVLGPLLAREGRAVVSLPGGCAIGARPMDIHIDGLEALGAEIQLKDGYLHAAAPRGLKGAVIEQRFASVGATENVVMAATLARGTTVLKNAAREPEIVDLVKCLRAMGARIEGEGTDTITIEGVDRLHGATHQVVADRIELGTYMIAPAIAGGEVELLGGSMELLPAFCEKLDEAGIVVTPTNGGVKVARSNGRANAVDVKTEIFPGFPTDLQAQMMALLATAKGTSVLEETIFENRFMHAPELMRMGADIDVHGGHATVTGVERLKGAPVMATDLRASVSLILAGLGAEGETMVSRVYHLDRGYERVEEKLGACGAKIERVKGE, encoded by the coding sequence ATGGATTCGATCATCGTGACGGGCGGGACCGAGCTCAAAGGTACGATCCCGATCGCTGGCGCAAAGAATGCCTGTCTCGCGCTCATGCCGGCAACGCTTCTGAGCGACGAGCCGCTGACGTTGACGAACGCGCCCCGGTTGTCGGACATCAACACGATGACGCATCTCCTACAGTCGCTCGGTGCCGAGGTGACAGCGCTTCAGGGCGGACAGGTGCTCGCGATGTCCTCGCACGATCTGAACAACGTGACCGCCGACTACGATATCGTGCGCAAGATGCGCGCCTCGAATCTCGTTCTCGGGCCGCTTCTCGCGCGCGAGGGGCGGGCGGTCGTGTCGTTGCCGGGCGGCTGCGCGATCGGGGCGCGGCCGATGGACATCCACATCGACGGGCTCGAAGCCCTGGGTGCGGAGATCCAACTGAAGGACGGCTATCTCCATGCGGCTGCGCCGCGTGGCCTGAAGGGTGCGGTGATCGAACAGCGCTTCGCGTCGGTCGGCGCGACCGAGAACGTGGTCATGGCCGCGACGCTCGCCCGTGGCACGACGGTGTTGAAGAACGCCGCGCGCGAGCCGGAGATCGTAGATCTTGTGAAGTGCCTCCGCGCGATGGGAGCGCGGATCGAAGGCGAGGGTACGGACACGATCACGATCGAGGGCGTCGACCGGCTGCACGGCGCCACGCACCAGGTCGTGGCCGACCGGATCGAGCTTGGCACCTACATGATCGCCCCGGCCATCGCGGGCGGCGAGGTCGAGCTTTTGGGTGGCAGCATGGAACTGCTGCCGGCGTTTTGTGAAAAGCTCGACGAGGCGGGCATTGTCGTGACGCCCACGAACGGCGGCGTGAAGGTCGCGCGGTCGAACGGGCGGGCGAATGCCGTGGACGTGAAGACCGAGATCTTCCCCGGATTTCCGACCGATCTCCAAGCGCAGATGATGGCTCTTCTGGCGACGGCGAAAGGAACGAGCGTTCTGGAAGAGACGATCTTCGAGAACCGCTTCATGCACGCGCCGGAATTGATGCGGATGGGGGCGGATATCGATGTCCACGGTGGCCATGCGACGGTGACCGGGGTCGAGCGGCTGAAAGGCGCGCCGGTCATGGCGACGGACCTGCGCGCGTCGGTCTCGCTGATCCTCGCCGGGCTCGGTGCAGAAGGCGAGACGATGGTGAGCCGGGTCTACCACCTTGATCGAGGATACGAGCGCGTCGAGGAGAAGCTCGGTGCCTGCGGCGCGAAGATTGAGCGTGTGAAAGGCGAATGA
- a CDS encoding carbon-nitrogen hydrolase family protein yields MKVAAAAYPLDWFNDWSEYELKLDRWVSDAASKGAELLVFPEYGAMELASLGGKDVAGDLEGALHEVDRHKAGSDAMHARLAAHYGVHILAGSGPVFDRPHAGDRPVNRASLFGPAGLIGHQDKVMMTRFEREDWKVVAGDGLQVFDTALGRIGVLICYDGEFPLLGRALAEAGVEFLLVPSATDALAGFTRVRVGAMARALEGQLVAVHAPVVGDAPWCNGMEENTGVASVYGPADRGFPPTGILAEGSLGEPGWVYAEVSRDAIAEVRRDGGVLNLKHWPEQISQLSRVRLHAETRDCA; encoded by the coding sequence ATGAAAGTTGCCGCCGCCGCTTATCCGCTCGACTGGTTCAACGACTGGTCGGAATACGAGCTGAAGCTCGATCGCTGGGTGTCCGACGCCGCCAGCAAAGGAGCAGAGCTTCTCGTCTTTCCTGAGTACGGCGCGATGGAACTCGCGTCGCTTGGCGGCAAGGATGTGGCCGGCGATCTTGAGGGCGCGCTGCATGAGGTCGACCGCCATAAGGCGGGATCGGACGCGATGCATGCCCGTCTGGCGGCGCACTACGGCGTTCATATCCTCGCGGGTTCCGGCCCCGTTTTCGACCGGCCCCATGCCGGCGACAGGCCGGTGAACCGGGCGAGTTTGTTCGGGCCGGCGGGGCTTATCGGACATCAGGACAAGGTGATGATGACCCGCTTCGAACGCGAGGACTGGAAGGTGGTGGCGGGCGACGGACTTCAGGTCTTCGATACGGCCCTCGGCCGGATCGGGGTTCTTATCTGTTACGACGGCGAGTTCCCGCTGCTCGGCCGCGCGCTCGCCGAGGCGGGTGTGGAATTCCTGCTCGTTCCCTCCGCGACGGATGCGCTCGCAGGGTTCACCCGGGTGCGCGTCGGCGCCATGGCCCGCGCGCTTGAAGGGCAGCTTGTCGCGGTCCACGCGCCTGTCGTGGGCGATGCGCCCTGGTGCAACGGCATGGAGGAGAATACGGGCGTCGCATCGGTCTATGGCCCGGCCGACCGGGGATTTCCGCCGACCGGAATTCTCGCGGAAGGCAGTTTGGGCGAGCCCGGTTGGGTCTATGCCGAGGTTTCGCGGGATGCCATCGCCGAGGTCCGCAGGGACGGCGGTGTTCTCAACCTGAAGCACTGGCCGGAACAGATTTCGCAGCTTTCCAGGGTCAGACTGCACGCCGAAACCCGAGATTGCGCTTGA
- the hisD gene encoding histidinol dehydrogenase has product MPVFLSTADETFEPAFAELLSTKREDAPDVDAAVAAIIADVRARGDAAVLELTAQFDRLELTPGTLTFSEGEIEEQIAKVPAEEREALELAAGRIRAYHERQMPEDARWTDAVGAELGWRWSPVSSAGLYVPGGLASYPSSVLMNAIPAKVAGVQRLAVCCPTPGGAVNPLVLLAANLAGVDTLYRIGGAQAIAALAYGTETIRPVDKITGPGNAYVAAAKRRVFGRVGIDMIAGPSEILVIADRDNDPDWIALDLMSQAEHDESAQAILVTNDAGFGQAVAAAVDARLRTLGRRAIAGASWRDYGAVIVTRDLDEAVALSNRVAPEHLELCVADPDTLAEKITHAGALFLGRWTPEAIGDYVGGPNHVLPTARSARFSSGLSVLDFLKRTTVAKMSPEALAAIGPSAERLATSESLEAHGLSVRARLDRLNR; this is encoded by the coding sequence ATGCCTGTATTTCTTTCTACCGCAGATGAAACGTTCGAGCCTGCATTCGCGGAACTCCTCTCGACCAAGCGCGAAGATGCGCCGGATGTAGATGCGGCGGTGGCCGCGATCATCGCGGATGTGCGGGCGCGGGGAGATGCGGCCGTTCTCGAGTTGACCGCCCAGTTCGACCGGCTGGAACTGACGCCGGGGACACTCACCTTTTCCGAGGGAGAGATCGAGGAGCAAATCGCAAAGGTGCCGGCGGAGGAACGTGAGGCGCTGGAGCTCGCGGCGGGCCGCATCCGCGCCTATCACGAGCGCCAGATGCCCGAGGACGCGCGCTGGACGGATGCGGTGGGGGCGGAGCTTGGCTGGCGCTGGAGCCCGGTTTCGTCGGCAGGGCTCTACGTGCCCGGCGGGCTCGCTTCCTATCCGTCCTCGGTTCTGATGAATGCGATCCCGGCCAAGGTGGCCGGCGTGCAGCGGCTGGCGGTCTGCTGCCCGACGCCGGGAGGCGCGGTCAATCCGCTGGTGCTTCTGGCCGCGAATCTCGCTGGCGTCGATACGTTGTACCGGATCGGAGGCGCTCAGGCGATCGCCGCGCTGGCCTATGGGACCGAGACGATCAGGCCGGTGGACAAGATCACCGGGCCAGGGAACGCCTATGTGGCGGCCGCCAAACGGCGCGTCTTCGGGCGGGTCGGCATCGACATGATCGCGGGACCGTCGGAGATCCTGGTGATCGCGGACAGGGATAACGATCCCGACTGGATCGCGCTCGATCTGATGAGCCAAGCGGAGCATGACGAGAGCGCGCAGGCGATCCTCGTCACCAATGATGCGGGTTTTGGGCAGGCGGTCGCCGCGGCGGTCGACGCGCGGCTGCGGACCTTGGGGCGCCGCGCCATCGCCGGGGCGAGCTGGCGCGACTACGGCGCCGTGATCGTGACGCGCGATCTGGACGAGGCGGTGGCGCTCTCGAACCGCGTCGCGCCGGAGCATTTGGAGCTGTGCGTCGCTGATCCGGACACGCTGGCCGAGAAGATCACCCATGCCGGTGCGCTGTTCCTCGGGCGCTGGACGCCCGAGGCCATCGGCGACTATGTGGGCGGGCCGAACCACGTGCTGCCGACGGCGCGGTCGGCGCGGTTCTCGAGCGGATTGTCGGTGCTCGATTTCCTCAAGCGGACCACGGTCGCGAAAATGTCACCCGAGGCGCTCGCGGCGATCGGGCCGTCGGCGGAGCGGCTGGCTACATCGGAAAGCCTCGAAGCGCATGGCCTGTCGGTGCGTGCCCGGCTCGACCGGCTGAACCGCTAG
- the infA gene encoding translation initiation factor IF-1, with translation MAKEEGLEFPGVVKELLPNATFRVELENGHEIIATMAGKMRKNRIRVLAGDKVQVTMTPYDLTKGRINYRFK, from the coding sequence ATGGCCAAGGAAGAAGGTCTCGAATTTCCGGGCGTCGTGAAGGAACTCCTGCCGAACGCGACGTTCAGGGTCGAGCTGGAAAACGGCCATGAGATCATTGCGACGATGGCAGGAAAGATGCGGAAGAACCGCATTCGCGTCCTCGCGGGCGACAAGGTTCAGGTGACCATGACGCCCTATGATCTGACCAAGGGGCGGATCAATTACCGTTTCAAGTAA